Proteins co-encoded in one Zygotorulaspora mrakii chromosome 5, complete sequence genomic window:
- the LAA2 gene encoding Laa2p (similar to Saccharomyces cerevisiae YBL010C; ancestral locus Anc_4.99), translating to MSSGGEVINGSKQEHNINAVDAAALTGEDSSDDDFGNFSDASFEEETEPKLKELSTDAYLDELVPDTFAAQKNQTIDKVSLADLISEERPHVIFEQLVKVRSVPRPFIWDKSHLKASLWHILNIPVEETLEHRLKKKRDPLNDSLFFKFQSLIRDSNIHSNFILKDHFKLSYYPPLMPASVQDVDEEDQEIEIPKYLAIDPDNVKDLKGYHDALCHAIDVLFVNLQHLSQKESSLVSDKTTFESVVTNLTGHTQRLHRDEIAFYNKKMRRKSKFGW from the coding sequence ATGTCATCAGGGGGTGAAGTAATAAATGGTTCGAAGCAGGAACACAATATTAATGCTGTAGATGCTGCTGCTTTAACTGGCGAGGATAGCAGTGACGATGATTTTGGTAATTTTTCTGAtgcatcttttgaagaagaaactgaaccaaaattgaaagagttgAGTACTGACGCATATTTAGACGAGCTGGTCCCGGATACATTCGCtgctcaaaaaaatcaaactATCGATAAAGTCTCACTAGCGGATTTGATCAGCGAAGAAAGACCGCAtgtcatttttgaacaacTGGTAAAAGTGCGAAGTGTACCTAGACCATTTATTTGGGATAAATCGCATTTAAAGGCTAGCCTATGGCATATTCTCAATATACCTGTCGAGGAAACGCTTGAGCATAGGCTTAAGAAAAAGCGAGATCCACTGAATGATTCCCTTTTTTTTAAGTTTCAGTCCCTGATACGCGATTCCAATATCCACAGCAACTTTATTTTGAAGGATCATTTCAAGCTCAGCTACTATCCTCCGTTGATGCCGGCGTCGGTGCAAGATgttgacgaagaagatcaagaaataGAGATACCGAAGTATCTAGCAATCGATCCGGACAATGTCAAGGACCTAAAGGGGTACCATGACGCACTTTGTCATGCAATAGATGTGCTATTTGTAAACCTGCAGCACCTTAGCCAAAAAGAGTCAAGTTTGGTAAGCGATAAGACAACCTTCGAAAGCGTAGTGACGAATTTGACAGGTCACACTCAAAGGCTGCATAGAGATGAGATCGCATTTTATAACAAAAAGATGAGACGTAAGAGCAAATTCGGTTGGTAA
- the CKB1 gene encoding casein kinase 2 regulatory subunit CKB1 (similar to Saccharomyces cerevisiae CKB1 (YGL019W); ancestral locus Anc_4.102), which produces MSQEFIEDQSNLNSSEESGPYDEWIPSFCSRFGHEYFCQVPTDFIEDDFNMTSLSQEVPHYRKALDLILDLEAMSDEEDEDEDHDMGTQDGTDSKPQLVNRSIAEHSAEQLYGLIHARYILTKPGLQAMAEKFDRKQFGTCPRYYCGGMQLLPCGLSDTIGKHTVRLYCPSCQDIYLPQSSRHLCLEGAFWGTSFPGVFLKHFKELEEYVERKTKEAYQLKVFGFRINNEAVSGPRMKWLRQYPTTEEQWEEFARCEFEIPSLPDVSA; this is translated from the coding sequence ATGTCCCAGGAATTTATTGAGGATCAATCCAACCTCAACTCCTCCGAGGAAAGTGGACCTTACGATGAATGGATTCCATCGTTTTGTTCAAGATTTGGTCACGAATATTTCTGTCAGGTACCTACAGACTTTATCGAGGATGATTTCAACATGACTTCATTATCTCAGGAGGTGCCTCACTACCGCAAGGCACTTGATTTGATATTGGACCTTGAAGCTATGAGtgacgaagaagatgaagatgaagatcaTGATATGGGTACTCAGGACGGCACTGATTCTAAGCCACAATTAGTCAATAGAAGTATAGCAGAGCACTCTGCGGAACAATTATATGGATTGATTCATGCAAGATATATACTGACCAAACCTGGTCTACAAGCCATGGCAGAAAAGTTTGATCGTAAGCAGTTCGGCACATGTCCAAGATACTACTGCGGGGGGATGCAACTGCTTCCATGCGGTTTAAGCGATACAATAGGGAAGCATACCGTGAGACTATATTGTCCAAGCTGTCAAGATATATATTTGCCACAGTCGTCACGCCATCTATGCCTCGAAGGAGCATTTTGGGGGACTAGTTTTCCTGGTGTATTCTTGAAGCATTTCAaggaattggaagaatatGTAGAGAGAAAGACGAAAGAAGCTTACCAACTGAAGGTGTTTGGCTTCAGAATAAATAATGAGGCTGTATCAGGACCAAGAATGAAGTGGCTAAGGCAGTATCCAACTACCGAAGAACAATGGGAGGAATTCGCTAGAtgtgaatttgaaatacCTTCCTTACCAGATGTCAGTGCATGA
- the GET1 gene encoding GET complex subunit GET1 (similar to Saccharomyces cerevisiae GET1 (YGL020C); ancestral locus Anc_4.101) produces the protein MAFYSDNWVVYVALIYLAINKLLQYTISHHKQWKSKLPFPNVRVSRQRFLEKRHEIRKLQIENRLISAQDNYAQWTKNNRKLTKLEKELSSIKEELTKAVAKNDKLLGTLKLVVLTLPFLALKLLKGKHIVYHLPKSDVFPQLMSGVWTKGWLYLGLAPLQMLRGRSMSAVSITEVGVSLGIWLWALQRVVDTIEFLIKQLFLESAVTRPEPKVQEVHEINSDKIELD, from the coding sequence ATGGCATTCTATTCTGATAACTGGGTAGTGTACGTTGCATTAATATATCTAGCCATTAATAAACTCCTCCAGTATACGATTTCACACCATAAACAATGGAAGTCAAAACTACCATTCCCAAACGTACGTGTATCGCGCCAGAGGTTTCTAGAGAAAAGGCATGAGATAAGGAAGCTGcaaattgaaaatagaCTTATATCTGCCCAGGATAATTATGCTCAATGGACCAAAAATAATAGAAAATTGACAAAACTGGAGAAAGAGTTGAGTTCcataaaagaagaattaaCTAAAGCTGTTGCAAAGAACGACAAGCTTTTGGGTACCTTAAAACTTGTTGTCCTCACTCTACCTTTCTTGGCATTGAAGTTGCTGAAAGGTAAGCACATCGTATATCATTTACCTAAATCTGATGTATTTCCCCAACTAATGTCTGGAGTTTGGACAAAGGGGTGGCTATATTTGGGACTGGCCCCATTGCAAATGTTGAGAGGCCGCTCCATGAGTGCGGTATCAATTACTGAAGTTGGTGTTTCTTTGGGTATTTGGTTGTGGGCATTACAAAGGGTCGTTGATACAATTGAGTTCTTAATTAAACAACTATTTCTAGAGTCTGCGGTCACAAGGCCAGAACCTAAAGTTCAAGAGGTTCATGAAATAAACAGCGACAAGATTGAGTTGGATTGA
- the ALK1 gene encoding protein kinase ALK1 (similar to Saccharomyces cerevisiae ALK2 (YBL009W) and ALK1 (YGL021W); ancestral locus Anc_4.100) encodes MDFDNSFEEYTDGKKFIALVVSDNEDDYNSSVDSIGEVTGHHGDGGREAYIEPKQARLGKTHTDAMAAAVPAGKNGIEPATGIICKIASPGARKPLGSGPGVFNAAAMAKVSAVNATVGVGSISMKSKTEEKKRWSFMSNHSSSSNNNSVSNANANGSAKKRWSTLSTFTNDSGSILRENKDTKENRDSKFLKRVSTHSSISSHKRTSIISSGTIMSTGTNSISETNEHSARSPTTSLKRSSTGSSLRQLFGLIAISDDNKENSKNSTKNKADKENFKIPTKTSIGRSFYSKPLGQTERRNSNFRPPLAPIVNETSRQRHSVMLGNNNNYNQYHNDKNSQRFHTHSPSITSLSSMVSQGSKWKFWKRNSGNGSGGDENSLSRSSSSQSLSLNGKNPSYALNTSNGYVENKTKHKSSFSDFHKSIFSHNNNSATVNDSCKDSSSTISSSLSKRPSSSNMSMVGLKHMTSQSSLKHKTSHTSLQRFKTRRKSNNTSGPDNSSVSSHNTSTSQGPQISLPVPDQMSRDKIRAKLKNSASLLSLSSSTPVTMKDYDESLLQQILEYSDIKHIVNDYEKMSSLKTAQRLTTHVWKAKEAEDAVIYKKLPLATLEDVTYSKQMCLQELKMLRLCKGTTGLPYLLQSYVVRESSSDEFNKDGKLFLLLVLKDHGIPLSGVKLTSWSQIQKIFWQCVTILYVAEAKFQFEHRNLTLDHILIDKNSNVTLCDLKSSRAEQGPNESVLFTRLDHPLFFQGGGDYQFEIYSLMRSILAESHSWGTYEPRTNLLWLHYFCVKMFRKYEYMGGSERDKMTKFAQLLDPLITSKRGIFKRNEADIKTCGDLLRFK; translated from the coding sequence ATGGATTTTGACAATTCTTTTGAGGAGTATACTGACGGCAAGAAATTTATTGCTCTTGTGGTTTCTGATAATGAAGACGACTATAATTCGTCGGTGGACTCGATAGGTGAAGTAACAGGCCATCATGGAGATGGCGGCAGAGAAGCATATATAGAACCAAAACAAGCGCGATTAGGAAAGACACATACAGATGCGATGGCCGCAGCCGTACCGGCAGGTAAGAACGGAATTGAACCAGCCACTGGAATCATCTGTAAAATAGCGAGCCCAGGAGCAAGGAAACCATTGGGCTCCGGTCCAGGTGTATTCAACGCGGCCGCAATGGCAAAGGTGAGCGCGGTTAATGCCACCGTGGGAGTTGGCAGCATCAGTATGAAAAGTAAAACcgaagagaagaaaagatggtCTTTTATGTCTAATCACTCTTCGTCGagcaataataatagtgTCAGCAACGCCAACGCCAACGGCAGTGCGAAGAAAAGGTGGTCTACTCTCTCGACATTCACCAATGACTCAGGATCTATTTTGAGAGAGAACAAAGACACGAAGGAAAACCGCGATTccaaattcttgaagagaGTCTCGACCCATAGCTCCATTTCGTCACACAAGAGAACCTCGATAATAAGCTCCGGAACTATTATGTCTACTGGTACCAACAGTATTAGCGAGACTAACGAACACAGTGCAAGATCTCCGACTACTTCATTAAAAAGATCATCGACGGGGTCATCATTGAGACAATTATTTGGATTGATTGCAATAAGTGATGACAACAAGgaaaactcaaaaaataGCACTAAAAACAAAGCcgataaagaaaatttcaaaatcccTACAAAAACATCCATAGGTCGTTCTTTCTATTCAAAACCGTTGGGACAAACAGAGCGAAGAAACTCGAATTTTAGGCCTCCTTTAGCTCCAATTGTTAATGAGACATCTCGTCAACGTCATTCAGTAATGCTAGGGAATAACAATAACTATAATCAATACCACAATGATAAAAACAGTCAACGTTTCCACACCCATTCGCCGAGTATCACATCACTATCTTCGATGGTATCACAAGGTTCCAAATGGAAATtctggaaaagaaatagtGGCAATGGCAGTGGTGGTGATGAGAACTCTCTTTCAAGGTCATCATCAAGTCAATCACTGAGCCTGAACGGAAAAAACCCCTCTTACGCGTTGAATACTAGTAATGGATACGTCgaaaataaaacaaaacacAAATCGTCGTTTTCTGATTTCCACAAATCGATTTTCTCTCACAACAATAATAGTGCTACCGTTAACGACTCCTGTAAAGACTCCTCATCAACTATATCTAGCTCCCTATCAAAAAGACCATCGTCATCTAATATGTCAATGGTAGGTTTAAAACATATGACATCGCAATCAAGTTTGAAGCACAAAACTTCCCATACTTCTTTGCAAAGATTCAAAACGAGACGGAAATCGAACAATACTTCAGGGCCGGATAATTCATCCGTATCATCTCACAATACTTCCACGTCACAAGGACCACAAATCTCACTGCCAGTTCCTGATCAAATGTCAAGAGATAAAATCAGAGccaaattaaaaaattctgcTTCTCTATTATCTCTGAGCTCCTCAACACCTGTAACAATGAAAGATTATGATGAATCATTATTACAACAAATTTTAGAGTACAGCGATATTAAACATATTGTTAATGACTATGAGAAAATGTCTTCTCTAAAAACCGCTCAAAGGTTAACAACACATGTTTGGAAAGCAAAGGAGGCAGAAGATGCTGtaatttacaaaaaattgcCCTTGGCAACTTTAGAAGATGTTACCTACTCGAAGCAGATGTGTCTGCAAGAGTTGAAAATGCTGCGTCTTTGCAAAGGAACAACCGGATTACCATATCTATTACAGTCATATGTGGTTCGTGAGTCATCATCGGATGAATTTAATAAGGATGGCAAACTATTTTTACTTCTCGTTCTTAAGGATCATGGAATACCCTTATCTGGTGTCAAGTTAACAAGTTGGTCccaaatccaaaaaatattttggcaATGCGTGACAATTTTATATGTCGCAGAagcaaaatttcaatttgaacaCAGAAATTTAACTTTGGATCATATTTTAATTGACAAAAATTCTAACGTAACGTTATGTGATTTAAAATCGAGCAGAGCGGAGCAAGGTCCTAATGAATCTGTTTTATTCACAAGATTGGATCACCCGTTGTTTTTTCAAGGTGGAGGAGACTATCAATTTGAGATATATAGTTTGATGAGGTCAATTTTAGCCGAGTCTCATTCATGGGGAACGTATGAACCCAGGACGAATTTGTTGTGGTTACATTATTTCTGCGTGAAAATGTTCAGAAAGTATGAATATATGGGCGgatcagaaagagacaaaaTGACTAAATTTGCACAGCTTTTAGATCCCTTAATAACTTCTAAACGTGGGATCTTCAAGAGAAATGAAGCAGACATTAAAACATGCGGAGATTTATTGAGATTTAAGTAG